The Arthrobacter sp. NicSoilC5 genome has a window encoding:
- the serA gene encoding phosphoglycerate dehydrogenase, which translates to MSKPVVLLAEELSPATVEALGPDFEIRQTDGADRSQLLSAISDVDAILVRSATQVDAEAIAAAKNLKVIARAGVGLDNVDIKAATQAGVMVVNAPTSNIVSAAELTVGHILSLARHIPQASAALKDGEWKRSKYTGIELFEKKIGIIGLGRIGALVAARLKGFDTKILAYDPYITSARAAQLGVQLVTLEELLAQSDFITIHMPKTPETVGMLGADAFKKMKSTAYVVNVARGGLVDEEALFTALQDGEIAGAGVDVFAKEPSTDLPFFKLDNVVVTPHLGASTDEAQEKAGVSVAKSVRLALAGELVPDAVNVAGGVIAPDVRPGIPLIEKLGRIFTALTHASLTQFDVEVAGEISSLDVKVLELAALKGIFADVVTEQVSYVNAPVIAEQRGINVRLITTPETESYRNVLTLRGALSDGSQISVAGTLTGPKQIEKLVGINGFEVEIPISEHLVVVAYTDRPGVIGTIGHILGMNNINIAGMQVARSNEGGQVLALLTIDSSVPQQVLDAIKAGIGAEMVREVDLED; encoded by the coding sequence GTGTCAAAACCCGTAGTACTGCTCGCCGAAGAACTTTCCCCCGCCACCGTCGAGGCCCTTGGCCCGGACTTTGAAATCCGACAGACCGACGGCGCCGACCGTTCCCAGCTGCTCTCGGCGATCAGCGACGTGGATGCCATCCTGGTCCGCTCCGCCACCCAGGTGGACGCCGAAGCGATCGCCGCGGCCAAGAACCTGAAGGTCATCGCCCGCGCCGGCGTCGGCCTGGACAACGTGGACATCAAGGCCGCCACCCAGGCCGGCGTGATGGTGGTCAACGCCCCCACGTCCAACATCGTGTCCGCCGCGGAACTCACCGTGGGGCACATCCTCAGCCTGGCCCGCCACATCCCGCAGGCCAGCGCCGCCCTCAAGGACGGCGAATGGAAGCGCTCCAAGTACACCGGCATCGAACTGTTCGAAAAGAAGATCGGCATCATCGGCCTGGGCCGCATCGGCGCCCTGGTGGCCGCCCGCCTCAAGGGCTTCGACACCAAGATCCTGGCCTACGACCCCTACATCACCTCGGCCCGCGCCGCGCAGCTCGGCGTGCAGCTGGTCACCCTGGAAGAGCTCCTGGCCCAGTCCGACTTCATCACTATCCACATGCCCAAGACCCCCGAGACCGTGGGCATGCTTGGTGCGGACGCATTCAAGAAGATGAAGTCCACCGCCTACGTGGTCAACGTGGCCCGCGGCGGCCTCGTTGACGAAGAAGCGCTCTTCACGGCCCTGCAGGACGGCGAAATCGCCGGCGCGGGCGTGGACGTCTTCGCCAAGGAACCCAGCACCGACCTGCCGTTCTTCAAGCTCGACAACGTGGTGGTCACCCCGCACCTGGGCGCCTCCACCGACGAAGCCCAGGAAAAGGCCGGCGTCTCCGTGGCCAAGTCCGTCCGCCTTGCCCTCGCGGGAGAGCTGGTCCCGGATGCCGTCAACGTCGCCGGCGGCGTCATTGCCCCCGACGTCCGTCCGGGCATCCCGCTGATCGAGAAGCTCGGCCGCATCTTCACCGCGCTGACCCACGCGTCCCTGACGCAGTTCGACGTTGAAGTCGCCGGCGAAATCTCCTCCCTCGATGTCAAGGTGCTGGAACTTGCGGCGCTGAAGGGCATCTTCGCCGACGTCGTGACCGAACAGGTTTCCTACGTCAACGCCCCGGTCATCGCCGAGCAGCGCGGCATCAACGTCCGCCTCATCACCACGCCGGAGACCGAGTCCTACCGCAATGTCCTGACCCTGCGCGGCGCCCTCAGCGACGGCAGCCAGATCTCCGTGGCCGGCACCCTGACCGGCCCCAAGCAGATCGAGAAGCTCGTGGGCATCAACGGCTTCGAGGTGGAAATCCCCATCAGCGAGCACCTTGTGGTGGTTGCCTACACCGACCGCCCCGGCGTCATCGGAACCATCGGCCACATCCTGGGCATGAACAACATCAACATTGCCGGCATGCAGGTGGCCCGCTCCAACGAGGGCGGCCAGGTCCTGGCCCTGCTCACCATCGACAGCTCCGTTCCCCAGCAGGTGCTGGACGCCATCAAGGCCGGCATCGGCGCTGAGATGGTCCGGGAAGTGGACCTGGAAGACTAA
- a CDS encoding acetolactate synthase large subunit produces the protein MSKGSPISPSLMATKSAGAPKAPERADRTADHAAVVADLAAVSPVLGPNNVVPPTVMTGSQAIVRSLEELGVDDIFGLPGGAILPTYDPLMASTMNHVLVRHEQGAGHAAQGYAMVTGRVGVCIATSGPGATNLVTAIMDAHMDSVPLVAITGQVSSGVIGTDAFQEADIVGITMPITKHSFLVTDPNDIPHVMAEAFHLASTGRPGPVLVDVAKDAQVGQMTFSWPPKIDLPGYRPVTRGHNKQVREAAKLIAASTKPVLYVGGGVVKAHASAELLALAEATGAPVVTTLMAKGAFPDSHPQHVGMPGMHGSVSAVTALQQSDLLITLGARFDDRVTGVLKTFAPNAKVIHADIDPAEISKNRTADVPIVGSVKEIIPELTEAVRSQFDASGTPDLTTWWAFLNNLKETYPLGWTEPDDGLIAPQKVIKRIGELTGPEGVYVAGVGQHQMWAAQFIKYERPHAWLNSGGAGTMGYAVPAAMGAKVGNPDRVVWAIDGDGCFQMTNQELATCAINKIPIKVAVINNSSLGMVRQWQTLFYEGRYSNTDLNTGHDTVRIPDFVKLGEAYGCASFRVEREEDIDATIQKALEINDRPVVIDFVVSPNSMVWPMVPAGVSNDQIQVARNMTPEWEEED, from the coding sequence ATGAGCAAAGGATCGCCCATCAGCCCCTCGCTGATGGCCACCAAGTCCGCTGGAGCCCCCAAGGCTCCGGAACGCGCCGACCGGACGGCTGACCATGCCGCCGTCGTCGCCGACCTTGCTGCCGTCTCTCCTGTCCTTGGGCCGAACAACGTCGTACCCCCGACGGTGATGACCGGCTCGCAAGCAATCGTCCGCTCGCTCGAAGAACTCGGCGTCGACGACATTTTCGGTTTGCCTGGTGGCGCGATCCTGCCCACCTACGACCCCCTGATGGCCTCCACCATGAACCACGTGCTGGTCCGTCACGAACAGGGAGCCGGCCACGCCGCGCAAGGCTACGCCATGGTCACCGGGCGGGTGGGCGTCTGCATCGCCACCTCGGGCCCCGGCGCCACCAACCTCGTTACCGCCATCATGGATGCCCACATGGACTCCGTGCCCCTGGTGGCCATCACCGGCCAGGTATCCAGCGGCGTGATCGGCACCGACGCGTTCCAGGAAGCCGACATCGTGGGTATCACGATGCCCATCACCAAGCACTCCTTCCTGGTGACCGACCCCAACGACATCCCGCACGTCATGGCAGAGGCCTTCCACCTGGCCTCCACCGGCCGTCCCGGCCCCGTGCTGGTGGATGTTGCCAAGGATGCCCAGGTGGGCCAGATGACCTTCTCCTGGCCGCCGAAGATCGACCTGCCGGGCTACCGGCCGGTGACCCGCGGGCACAACAAGCAGGTCCGCGAAGCGGCCAAGCTCATTGCCGCATCCACCAAGCCTGTGCTGTACGTGGGCGGCGGCGTGGTCAAGGCGCACGCCTCGGCCGAGCTGCTGGCCCTCGCCGAAGCCACCGGCGCTCCGGTGGTGACCACCCTGATGGCCAAAGGCGCGTTCCCGGACTCCCACCCGCAGCACGTCGGCATGCCCGGCATGCACGGCAGCGTCTCCGCCGTCACGGCCCTGCAGCAGTCAGACCTGCTGATCACGCTCGGCGCCCGCTTCGATGACCGCGTCACCGGGGTGCTGAAGACCTTTGCGCCCAACGCCAAGGTCATCCACGCCGACATCGATCCTGCCGAAATCTCGAAGAACCGCACCGCTGATGTGCCCATCGTCGGGTCGGTCAAGGAGATCATCCCGGAACTGACCGAGGCCGTGCGCAGCCAGTTCGATGCTTCCGGTACCCCGGACCTCACCACGTGGTGGGCCTTCCTGAACAATCTCAAGGAAACCTACCCGCTGGGCTGGACGGAACCGGACGACGGCCTGATCGCACCGCAGAAGGTCATCAAGCGGATCGGCGAACTGACCGGGCCCGAGGGCGTGTATGTGGCCGGCGTGGGCCAGCACCAGATGTGGGCCGCCCAGTTCATCAAGTACGAGCGGCCGCACGCCTGGCTGAACTCCGGCGGCGCCGGCACCATGGGATACGCCGTCCCGGCAGCCATGGGCGCCAAGGTGGGCAACCCGGACCGCGTGGTCTGGGCCATCGACGGCGACGGCTGCTTCCAGATGACCAACCAGGAACTGGCCACCTGCGCCATCAACAAGATCCCCATCAAGGTAGCTGTCATCAATAACTCCTCGCTGGGCATGGTGCGCCAGTGGCAGACCCTCTTCTACGAGGGCCGCTACTCCAACACCGACCTCAACACCGGCCATGACACGGTCCGCATCCCGGACTTCGTCAAGCTGGGGGAGGCCTATGGCTGCGCGTCGTTCCGTGTTGAACGCGAAGAAGACATCGATGCCACGATCCAGAAGGCCCTCGAAATCAACGACCGCCCCGTGGTCATCGACTTCGTGGTGAGCCCCAACTCCATGGTGTGGCCAATGGTGCCCGCCGGCGTGAGCAACGACCAGATCCAGGTTGCCCGCAACATGACCCCGGAATGGGAAGAGGAAGACTGA
- the ilvD gene encoding dihydroxy-acid dehydratase — protein sequence MSDAQTTTGSTPDIKPRSRVVTDGIHAAPARGMFRAVGMGDDDFAKPQVGVASSWNEITPCNLSLNRLAQGAKEGVHAGGGFPMQFGTISVSDGISMGHEGMHFSLVSREVIADSVETVMQAERIDGSVLLAGCDKSLPGMLMAAARLDLASVFLYAGSIMPGWVKLEDGSEKEVTLIDAFEAVGACAAGKMSMEDLTRIEKAICPGEGACGGMYTANTMACIGEALGMSLPGSAAPPSADRRRDEFARKSGEAVVNLLRLGITARDIMTREAFENAIAVTMAFGGSTNAVLHLLAIAREAEVELTLDDFNRIGDRIPHLGDLKPFGRYVMTDVDRIGGVPVIMKALLDAGLLHGDCLTVTGKTVAENLAAINPPDVDGKILRALDNPIHKTGGITILHGSMAPEGAVVKSAGFDADVFEGTARVFEREQGALDALDKGEIKAGDVVVIRYEGPKGGPGMREMLAITGAIKGAGLGKDVLLLTDGRFSGGTTGLCIGHVAPEAVDGGPIAFVKDGDRIRVDIAARSFDLLVDDAELEARKVGWEPLPARYTKGVLAKYAKLVHSASQGAYTGV from the coding sequence ATGAGTGACGCCCAGACCACAACCGGAAGCACGCCGGACATCAAGCCCCGCAGCCGCGTCGTCACCGACGGCATCCACGCGGCGCCCGCCCGCGGCATGTTCCGGGCCGTCGGAATGGGCGATGACGACTTCGCCAAGCCCCAGGTGGGCGTCGCAAGTTCCTGGAACGAGATCACCCCCTGCAACCTTTCGCTGAACCGGCTGGCGCAGGGCGCCAAGGAAGGCGTCCACGCGGGCGGCGGTTTCCCCATGCAGTTCGGCACCATCTCGGTGTCCGACGGCATCTCCATGGGCCACGAAGGCATGCACTTCTCACTGGTCTCCCGCGAGGTCATCGCCGACTCCGTGGAAACCGTCATGCAGGCCGAGCGGATTGATGGCTCCGTCCTGCTGGCCGGCTGCGACAAATCCCTGCCCGGGATGCTCATGGCCGCCGCCCGGCTGGACCTTGCCAGCGTCTTTCTCTACGCGGGGTCCATCATGCCCGGCTGGGTCAAGCTCGAGGACGGCTCCGAAAAGGAAGTCACCCTCATTGACGCTTTCGAAGCGGTGGGCGCCTGCGCTGCCGGCAAGATGAGCATGGAGGACCTCACCCGCATTGAAAAGGCCATCTGCCCGGGTGAAGGTGCCTGCGGCGGCATGTACACGGCCAACACCATGGCCTGCATCGGGGAGGCCCTGGGCATGTCACTCCCCGGCTCTGCCGCACCGCCCTCGGCAGACCGCCGTCGTGATGAGTTCGCGCGCAAGTCCGGCGAAGCGGTGGTCAACCTGCTGCGCCTGGGCATCACGGCCCGCGACATCATGACCAGGGAGGCGTTCGAGAACGCCATCGCCGTCACCATGGCCTTCGGCGGCTCCACCAACGCCGTCCTGCACCTGCTGGCGATTGCCCGCGAGGCAGAGGTGGAACTCACCCTGGACGACTTCAACCGCATCGGGGACAGGATCCCGCACCTGGGTGACCTCAAGCCGTTCGGCCGCTACGTCATGACCGACGTCGACAGGATCGGCGGCGTGCCGGTCATCATGAAGGCACTGCTCGACGCCGGGCTGCTGCACGGCGACTGCCTCACCGTCACGGGCAAGACCGTCGCGGAGAACCTCGCGGCCATCAACCCGCCGGACGTCGACGGCAAGATCCTGCGCGCACTCGACAACCCGATCCACAAGACCGGCGGCATCACCATCCTGCACGGCTCGATGGCTCCGGAAGGCGCGGTCGTGAAAAGTGCCGGCTTCGACGCCGACGTCTTCGAGGGCACCGCCCGCGTCTTCGAGCGCGAGCAGGGCGCTTTGGACGCCCTGGACAAGGGGGAGATCAAGGCCGGCGACGTCGTCGTCATCCGCTACGAAGGTCCCAAGGGCGGACCGGGCATGCGCGAAATGCTCGCCATCACCGGCGCCATCAAGGGCGCGGGACTCGGCAAGGACGTCCTGCTGCTGACGGACGGACGCTTCTCCGGCGGCACCACCGGGCTGTGCATCGGCCACGTGGCGCCGGAAGCGGTCGACGGCGGCCCCATCGCCTTCGTGAAGGACGGTGACCGGATCCGCGTGGACATCGCAGCGCGCAGCTTCGACCTGCTGGTGGATGACGCTGAGCTTGAGGCCCGCAAGGTGGGCTGGGAGCCGCTGCCCGCCCGGTACACCAAGGGCGTGCTCGCCAAGTACGCGAAGCTGGTCCACAGCGCCAGCCAAGGCGCCTACACCGGCGTGTGA
- the ilvC gene encoding ketol-acid reductoisomerase translates to MTEMFYDDDADLSIIQGRKVAIVGYGSQGHAHALNLRDSGVEVVIALKDGSKSTAKAEDAGFTVKNVADAAEWADVIMILAPDQHQRAIYNDSIKDKLTAGKALAFAHGFNIRFGYIKAPEGVDVILVAPKAPGHTVRREFEAGRGIPDIIAVEQDASGNAWELAKSYAKAIGGTRAGVIKTTFTEETETDLFGEQAVLCGGVSQLVQYGFETLTEAGYQPQIAYFEVLHELKLIVDLMWEGGIAKQRWSVSDTAEYGDYVSGPRVITPEVKENMKAVLADIQSGAFAKRFIEDQDNGAVEFKELRAKAEQHPIEAVGRELRSLFSWQQQDVDYVEGSAAR, encoded by the coding sequence GTGACTGAAATGTTCTACGACGATGACGCCGACCTGTCGATCATCCAGGGCCGCAAGGTTGCCATCGTTGGCTACGGTTCCCAGGGCCACGCCCACGCGCTGAACCTGCGCGATTCCGGCGTCGAGGTCGTCATCGCCCTGAAGGACGGCTCCAAGTCCACCGCCAAGGCCGAGGACGCCGGCTTCACGGTCAAGAACGTTGCCGACGCTGCCGAATGGGCCGACGTCATCATGATCCTCGCGCCGGACCAACACCAGCGCGCCATCTACAACGACTCCATCAAGGACAAGCTGACCGCCGGCAAGGCCCTGGCCTTCGCCCACGGCTTCAACATCCGCTTCGGCTACATCAAGGCACCGGAAGGCGTTGACGTCATCCTGGTGGCCCCGAAGGCTCCGGGCCACACCGTGCGCCGCGAGTTCGAAGCCGGCCGCGGCATCCCGGACATCATCGCCGTCGAACAGGACGCATCGGGCAACGCCTGGGAGCTGGCCAAGTCCTACGCCAAGGCCATCGGCGGCACCCGCGCCGGCGTCATCAAGACCACCTTCACCGAAGAGACCGAAACCGACCTCTTCGGCGAGCAGGCCGTTCTCTGCGGCGGCGTTTCCCAGCTGGTCCAGTACGGCTTCGAGACCCTGACCGAGGCCGGCTACCAGCCGCAGATCGCCTACTTCGAGGTGCTGCACGAGCTCAAGCTCATCGTCGACCTCATGTGGGAGGGCGGCATCGCCAAGCAGCGCTGGAGCGTCTCCGACACCGCAGAGTACGGCGACTACGTCTCCGGCCCCCGCGTCATCACCCCCGAGGTGAAGGAAAACATGAAGGCCGTCCTGGCCGACATCCAGTCCGGTGCATTCGCCAAGCGCTTCATCGAAGACCAGGACAACGGCGCCGTCGAGTTCAAGGAACTGCGCGCCAAGGCTGAGCAGCACCCCATCGAGGCTGTCGGCCGCGAACTGCGTTCCCTGTTCTCCTGGCAGCAGCAGGACGTGGACTACGTGGAAGGCTCCGCAGCCCGCTAA
- the ilvN gene encoding acetolactate synthase small subunit, producing MTRHTLSVLVEDKPGVLTRVASLFARRAFNINSLAVGPTEVPGVSRMTVVVDADGDLIEQVTKQLNKLVNVIKIVELTPESSVQRDHILVKVRADAATRLQVTQAADLFRASVVDVSTDSVVIEATGHPEKLTALLSVLEPFGIREIVQSGTLAVGRGSRSMSDRALRSA from the coding sequence ATGACCCGCCACACACTTTCCGTCCTGGTTGAGGACAAGCCCGGCGTCCTGACCCGCGTGGCCAGCCTCTTTGCCCGCCGCGCCTTCAACATCAACTCCCTGGCCGTGGGCCCCACCGAAGTGCCGGGCGTGTCCCGCATGACGGTGGTGGTCGACGCCGACGGCGACCTCATCGAGCAGGTCACCAAGCAGCTCAACAAACTGGTCAACGTCATCAAGATCGTTGAGCTGACCCCAGAATCTTCCGTACAGCGCGACCACATCCTGGTCAAGGTACGTGCGGATGCCGCAACACGCCTGCAGGTAACCCAGGCCGCAGACCTGTTCCGTGCCTCAGTGGTCGACGTGTCCACCGACTCCGTCGTCATCGAGGCCACCGGCCACCCCGAAAAGCTCACAGCCCTGCTCTCAGTGCTGGAGCCCTTCGGCATCCGCGAAATTGTGCAGTCCGGCACCCTGGCCGTTGGACGGGGATCCCGCTCCATGAGTGACCGGGCGCTCCGCTCCGCCTAG
- a CDS encoding PQQ-dependent sugar dehydrogenase, translated as MRRPQASALHGADGSSRRKARRIAAGLPCLALFLVLAACTGTPGPPAPGTNPAAAGTPPGAAVASSAPPATESAGTAPVHAPPAVQERLELQLDTPWAAVFLPDGTAVISERGTALLKAVRDGAAPTLGKVPDVAPAGEGGLLGLALSPHFEADHSLYAYTTTGEDNRVVRLTVERGADGSLTLGRPQTVFTGIPKAGTHNGGRIRFGPDGFLYVGTGDAQRREQAQDPAALGGKILRLTPDGAPAPGNPFGNAVYSLGHRNVQGLAWDEAGRLWSTEFGPDVDDELNLILPGANYGWPDVTGAPHRAGFEDAKVVWPSTRESSPSGLEISGGTAYLGALRGERLWTVPLKGTDTGQPVAYFTGQYGRIRDVIRAPNGSLWMLTNGKNPDFALILRLPQ; from the coding sequence ATGCGGAGGCCGCAGGCTTCCGCGCTCCACGGCGCAGACGGCTCTAGCAGGAGGAAGGCCCGCCGCATTGCGGCGGGCCTTCCGTGCCTTGCCCTGTTCCTGGTGCTGGCCGCCTGCACGGGCACGCCGGGGCCGCCTGCACCAGGCACAAACCCTGCCGCCGCGGGCACCCCGCCGGGAGCCGCCGTCGCCAGCTCCGCTCCCCCGGCCACCGAATCCGCCGGCACAGCCCCTGTCCATGCCCCACCCGCTGTGCAGGAACGGTTGGAGCTGCAGTTGGACACGCCCTGGGCGGCGGTCTTCCTCCCCGACGGCACCGCCGTCATTTCCGAGCGCGGGACCGCACTGCTGAAGGCCGTTCGGGACGGCGCCGCCCCAACACTGGGGAAGGTGCCCGACGTGGCGCCCGCAGGAGAAGGAGGCCTGCTGGGCCTGGCGCTTTCGCCGCATTTTGAGGCTGACCACTCCCTCTATGCCTACACGACCACCGGGGAGGACAACCGGGTGGTCCGGCTTACCGTCGAACGCGGCGCTGATGGTTCACTGACGCTGGGCCGGCCGCAGACCGTCTTTACGGGAATACCCAAAGCCGGCACCCACAACGGAGGCAGGATCCGGTTCGGCCCGGACGGGTTCCTGTATGTGGGCACCGGCGACGCCCAGCGCCGCGAGCAGGCCCAGGACCCCGCCGCCCTGGGCGGGAAGATCCTTCGGCTCACTCCGGACGGCGCCCCCGCGCCCGGCAACCCGTTCGGGAACGCCGTCTACAGCCTTGGCCACCGGAACGTCCAGGGCCTGGCGTGGGACGAAGCAGGCCGGCTCTGGTCCACCGAGTTCGGACCGGACGTGGACGACGAGCTGAACCTGATCCTGCCCGGCGCCAATTACGGATGGCCGGACGTCACCGGGGCACCGCACCGCGCCGGCTTCGAGGACGCAAAAGTCGTCTGGCCCTCCACCCGTGAGTCCTCCCCCAGCGGGCTGGAAATATCCGGCGGTACCGCCTACCTGGGTGCGCTCAGGGGCGAACGGCTCTGGACCGTGCCGCTCAAGGGAACAGACACCGGGCAACCTGTGGCCTATTTCACAGGTCAATACGGCCGGATCCGGGACGTCATCCGGGCACCCAACGGCAGCCTATGGATGCTCACGAACGGCAAAAACCCTGATTTTGCGCTGATTTTGCGGCTCCCACAGTGA
- a CDS encoding FtsX-like permease family protein gives MNAVQRFIRSRVLLLTAAILIAAMCLSVVVQSQSQAALNRTVNENSRGLYDILVQAKAPSGALLQPEIANGAGGIGFDQLDSIRKLSGTSVAAPISLVSRVTQNLETPRLDAMDYLGYNAGLAGTATADQAAGATAPDKWPAAESVLTDAAKKYRLTASAVSSDGHSEQTLFKTTAEGSLGKARLVEEKAQGGSSIRIAPAQGETGIKFPAPAGGSEHNLFNLSVALPLAPEVTESVVAVDPAAERALLGSAGDFLAPLEKAPPADARDAGAVGRYLEGLFTKGISMDQLKEGPDFLGVKLKYWAPLMTQYQQAKRAGQLTSGSQAVPLIVRSGTSLDLKYNVKIEEIDDAGKVVKDIGTVSKSLGKDYLPFVSKDPFVLSWPGSTDHSSLLGSNGNFNPGLYTPAKWSTNFAGAPKYTDGDTAANGAVDKTAVPGEWVTVNRLPDKAANGAPVDQTQRDPVDERSYRDNLPTGQQQAATPLPMVYGTFDPAAVEAASGDVNKLPLGGYDPTPFTLEKDAAGKDVPAAELKPSLSATGLASQSAGAITDYYGLAAARGYKQNAAVIDAVRVRAKAPGSWKDAQPEVEKLAAEIRDMGLDATVVAGSAREDTSIFVPGYSKDGAGKESALGTVQQSWVRQNAAEAVAGALSGTNITLLFLTLCGAALLTGASTVSYIRKRRSEAGTLRAMGWTQRRIRSWVLEEFGVGAVLLAAAGIVLSLLSWSLATALVCAAVLVLYCAAALFAARQLRHRDVIDQEPQHDERLIPVDSPLTFANRQLSTNKFNTLSLAVAVGVFGAAVGGLIALLIDIPRAAGASALSGLAAASVTLPSILLALAGVAVGLVLTLVTGRFELNAKRQYLGILQAMGWNPDMLRQVRLFENALVGTVALPLGVLGALGIGLLLAPYAAIWAAVAGLVAVICWIPIATKVVQ, from the coding sequence ATGAACGCCGTCCAGAGGTTCATCAGAAGCAGGGTGCTGCTGTTGACCGCGGCCATCTTGATCGCAGCCATGTGCTTGTCGGTCGTCGTCCAAAGCCAGTCACAGGCTGCGCTCAACCGGACGGTCAATGAAAATTCGAGGGGGCTCTACGACATCCTGGTCCAGGCGAAGGCGCCCTCCGGGGCGCTGCTGCAGCCCGAGATCGCCAACGGCGCGGGCGGCATCGGCTTTGACCAACTGGACTCCATCAGGAAGCTGTCCGGCACGTCCGTGGCGGCCCCCATCAGCCTGGTCTCCCGCGTCACCCAGAACCTTGAGACCCCCCGCCTCGACGCCATGGACTACCTCGGCTACAACGCCGGGCTGGCAGGCACCGCCACGGCGGACCAGGCTGCCGGCGCCACCGCCCCGGACAAGTGGCCAGCCGCCGAATCGGTGCTGACCGATGCTGCCAAGAAGTACCGCCTGACCGCCAGCGCCGTGAGCTCCGACGGACACTCCGAACAGACGCTCTTCAAGACCACGGCCGAGGGCAGCCTGGGCAAGGCCCGCCTCGTGGAGGAAAAGGCACAGGGCGGCAGCAGCATCCGCATCGCCCCGGCGCAAGGGGAGACCGGCATCAAGTTCCCCGCCCCCGCCGGCGGCTCCGAGCACAACCTCTTCAACCTCTCCGTGGCCTTGCCGCTGGCCCCTGAGGTCACCGAGTCCGTCGTCGCCGTCGACCCTGCCGCCGAACGGGCACTGCTCGGCTCCGCCGGTGATTTCCTTGCTCCGCTGGAGAAGGCGCCGCCCGCTGATGCACGGGACGCAGGCGCCGTGGGCCGCTACCTCGAAGGGCTCTTCACCAAGGGCATCAGCATGGACCAGCTCAAGGAAGGGCCGGACTTCCTGGGCGTCAAGCTCAAGTACTGGGCCCCCTTGATGACCCAGTACCAGCAGGCCAAGCGCGCCGGCCAGCTGACCAGCGGCTCGCAGGCAGTTCCGCTGATTGTCCGCTCCGGTACGTCACTGGACCTTAAGTACAACGTCAAGATCGAGGAAATTGACGACGCCGGCAAGGTAGTCAAGGACATCGGGACCGTTTCGAAGTCCCTGGGCAAGGACTACCTGCCCTTCGTTTCCAAGGACCCCTTCGTGTTGTCCTGGCCTGGCTCTACGGACCACTCGTCCCTGCTGGGCAGCAACGGGAACTTCAACCCCGGCCTGTACACGCCGGCCAAGTGGAGCACGAACTTTGCCGGTGCCCCCAAGTACACGGACGGTGACACGGCAGCCAACGGCGCCGTGGACAAGACCGCCGTTCCCGGCGAATGGGTCACCGTCAACCGGCTGCCGGACAAGGCCGCCAACGGCGCTCCCGTTGACCAGACCCAGCGCGACCCCGTGGACGAGCGGTCCTACCGGGACAACCTGCCCACCGGCCAGCAGCAGGCCGCTACGCCGCTGCCCATGGTCTACGGAACGTTCGACCCCGCCGCCGTGGAGGCGGCCTCCGGTGACGTCAACAAGCTTCCGCTTGGCGGGTACGACCCCACGCCGTTCACCCTGGAGAAGGACGCGGCCGGCAAGGACGTGCCGGCGGCGGAACTGAAGCCATCACTCAGTGCCACCGGCCTGGCCAGCCAGTCCGCCGGTGCCATCACCGACTACTACGGACTCGCCGCAGCGCGTGGCTACAAGCAGAACGCCGCCGTCATCGACGCCGTCCGCGTCCGCGCCAAGGCGCCGGGCAGCTGGAAGGACGCCCAGCCCGAGGTGGAGAAGCTTGCCGCCGAAATCCGGGACATGGGCCTGGACGCCACCGTGGTGGCCGGCTCAGCCCGTGAGGACACCAGCATCTTCGTTCCGGGCTACTCCAAGGACGGTGCCGGCAAGGAATCGGCCCTCGGCACGGTCCAGCAGTCCTGGGTCCGGCAGAACGCCGCCGAAGCCGTGGCCGGAGCTCTTTCCGGGACCAACATCACCCTGCTCTTCCTGACGCTGTGCGGGGCCGCCCTCCTGACGGGCGCATCGACCGTGAGCTACATCCGCAAACGCCGCAGCGAGGCCGGAACACTGCGGGCCATGGGCTGGACCCAGCGGCGGATCCGCAGCTGGGTGCTGGAGGAATTCGGCGTCGGCGCCGTGCTGCTCGCCGCAGCAGGCATCGTGCTGAGCCTGCTGAGCTGGAGCCTGGCCACCGCCCTGGTGTGCGCCGCCGTCCTGGTGCTCTACTGCGCTGCGGCCCTGTTTGCCGCCCGGCAGCTCCGGCACCGCGACGTCATTGACCAGGAACCGCAGCACGACGAACGCCTCATTCCGGTCGACTCGCCACTGACGTTCGCCAACCGGCAGCTGAGCACCAACAAGTTCAACACCTTGTCCCTGGCTGTCGCGGTTGGTGTCTTCGGTGCCGCGGTCGGCGGCCTGATCGCCCTGCTGATCGACATTCCGCGCGCCGCCGGTGCGAGCGCCCTGAGCGGGCTGGCCGCAGCGAGCGTGACGCTGCCCAGCATCCTGCTGGCACTTGCCGGCGTGGCCGTGGGGCTGGTGCTGACCCTGGTGACGGGCCGGTTCGAGCTCAATGCCAAACGGCAGTACCTTGGCATCCTCCAGGCCATGGGCTGGAACCCGGACATGCTCCGCCAGGTCCGGTTGTTCGAAAACGCACTGGTGGGAACCGTGGCCCTGCCGCTGGGCGTGCTGGGCGCCCTGGGCATCGGCCTGCTGCTGGCCCCCTATGCAGCCATCTGGGCTGCCGTGGCCGGGCTGGTGGCTGTAATTTGCTGGATACCGATTGCAACGAAAGTGGTCCAATGA